A region from the Nematostella vectensis chromosome 13, jaNemVect1.1, whole genome shotgun sequence genome encodes:
- the LOC125559008 gene encoding 52 kDa repressor of the inhibitor of the protein kinase-like: MDILKAKEELALLISVLTEMSNDIDATHHELYQDAMTIARQVDVQPDMPRVAQRQTHRPNAPASNPEDYYKINLTRVFLDHVLEQLDSRFKDDVFICYKELQLLQSPRMKKGSFYSNYIVYNFYISFVYDI, from the exons ATGGATATCCTGAAAGCTAAAGAAGAACTTGCTCTTCTGATATCAGTTCTCACTGAAATGAGCAATGACATTGATGCCACACACCATGAACTGTACCAGGATGCAATGACTATCGCAAGACAAGTAGATGTACAGCCAGATATGCCAAGGGTAGCTCAGAGACAGACACATAGACCCAATGCTCCTGCTTCAAATCCtgaagactattacaagatAAATCTGACCAGAGTTTTCCTAGACCATGTACTCGAGCAGCTCGATTCTAGATTCAAGGATGATGTATTTATCTGCTACAAAG AGCTCCAGTTACTGCAGTCCCCAAGGATGAAAAAGGGgagtttttattcaaattatattGTCTATAATTTTTACATATCTTTTGTATATGACATATGA
- the LOC5510867 gene encoding uncharacterized protein LOC5510867 — protein sequence MSSLGNQIILTEEDVPGAKLLKPAVDCSVIELKRWLECHGEKRTGKKRDLIQRVEGCLSIQKKVDLKVDGGKWYAMKASKLNLNTQGALQDESSQALCTDWKMFPSQDIPAMYNYGHLYHYLVESLQNEFLDLADEDKSDSEGSGTESSGTATAKPLKKGRNLLKSGFVENIQDNGNSKDYFARAHVHHSMRKEYPLSVQVKISKGSGFVQHASCNCIARSLGRCAHVDALLLFINDYSSEHGHMVQVPKTSEPCSWNRGKKRQKNPKPLHEAEYKPSEVPKKTKLYNWDPRPAKYHGKVDEVLQNTFVTNLQSYSAGVGEISMWETVLAIKYSDFDLEDADLSILRLLVRKFKENLQEQSDKLCGEHESSCQVPGTEDQSKSETWFAERWPRVTASKCHYLVSLWNAVLAFKVEAKQRCFKFLYERLWFKQNICTADMKYGIDAEPAARDAYVKATDNTVTETGLWINKMYPHLGASPDGLVVDKESGTAGILEIKCLKLLKTRTVEEVISGWKDCTIPKETLQRQCFKLESDGLIHLKRSHGYYFQIQLQLLVTGGHFCDFVLFPQKGPPSIERFYPESGIQMQIIKATSEFWEKVLVPEYFLMKVPRGLLPVILD from the coding sequence ATGTCAAGTTTGGGCAACCAAATTATTTTGACCGAAGAGGATGTACCTGGTGCCAAACTTTTAAAACCAGCAGTGGACTGTAGCGTTATTGAATTGAAGCGATGGCTTGAGTGTCACGGAGAGAAAAGAACTGGCAAGAAAAGAGATCTGATTCAGAGGGTAGAAGGTTGTTTATCGATACAGAAAAAAGTGGATCTGAAAGTTGATGGTGGAAAATGGTATGCAATGAAAGCTTCGAAACTGAATTTGAACACTCAAGGAGCATTGCAAGATGAATCAAGTCAAGCTCTATGCACTGACTGGAAGATGTTTCCTTCCCAGGATATTCCTGCCATGTATAACTATGGGCATCTGTATCACTATCTCGTGGAATCTCTTCAGAATGAATTCCTTGACCTTGCTGATGAGGACAAGAGTGATAGTGAAGGATCAGGAACAGAGAGCAGTGGCACTGCGACTGCCAAGCCATTAAAAAAGGGCAGAAATTTATTAAAGAGCGGTTTTGTGGAGAATATTCAAGACAATGGAAATTCAAAGGATTACTTTGCCAGAGCCCATGTCCACCACTCAATGAGGAAAGAGTACCCTCTGTCTGTGCAAGTCAAGATTAGCAAAGGGAGTGGGTTTGTTCAACATGCAAGCTGCAATTGCATTGCCAGATCTTTGGGAAGATGTGCTCATGTTGATGCTCTCTTATTATTCATCAATGATTACTCTTCGGAGCATGGCCATATGGTGCAAGTTCCAAAGACATCTGAGCCTTGCTCATGGAATAGAGGAAAAAAGCGCCAGAAGAACCCCAAGCCTTTACATGAAGCAGAATACAAGCCAAGTGAAGtaccaaagaaaacaaaactttataATTGGGACCCTAGGCCAGCAAAGTACCATGGTAAGGTTGACGAGGTACTACAAAATACGTTTGTGACCAACTTGCAAAGTTATAGTGCAGGTGTGGGAGAAATCTCAATGTGGGAAACAGTTCTTGCCATCAAATATAGTGATTTTGATCTTGAAGATGCTGACCTCAGTATCTTGAGATTACTTGTGCGAAAGTTTAAAGAAAATTTGCAGGAGCAAAGTGATAAGCTTTGTGGGGAGCATGAATCATCTTGCCAAGTTCCTGGTACGGAGGATCAGAGCAAATCTGAAACATGGTTTGCAGAGCGCTGGCCAAGAGTAACTGCCTCAAAATGCCATTACCTTGTTTCCTTGTGGAATGCAGTCTTGGCATTCAAGGTGGAAGCAAAACAACGCTGCTTCAAATTCCTATATGAACGATTGTGGTTTAAGCAAAACATCTGTACTGCAGACATGAAGTATGGGATTGATGCTGAACCAGCAGCTCGAGATGCATATGTTAAAGCTACGGATAACACAGTAACAGAAACTGGGTTATGGATTAACAAAATGTATCCTCATCTTGGTGCAAGCCCAGACGGACTTGTTGTAGATAAAGAGTCTGGTACTGCAGGAATTTTGGAAATTAAATGTCTAAAACTATTGAAAACAAGGACAGTTGAGGAAGTAATTTCTGGTTGGAAAGACTGCACAATTCCAAAGGAAACCCTTCAGCGTCAGTGCTTCAAACTTGAAAGTGATGGATTAATCCATTTAAAGCGAAGCCATGGGTATTATTTCCAGATTCAGTTGCAGCTTCTGGTAACTGGAGGtcatttttgtgattttgttCTTTTCCCTCAAAAAGGACCTCCATCAATTGAGAGATTCTATCCAGAAAGTGGCATCCAGATGCAAATCATCAAAGCAACTTCAGAGTTCTGGGAAAAAGTCTTGGTACCTGAATATTTTCTAATGAAGGTGCCACGTGGACTACTTCCAGTTATTTTAGATTGA
- the LOC125559010 gene encoding uncharacterized protein LOC125559010 has product MYNAENTRSKGASKHCAWGVCKSDSRYPEKLPEGTNFIRFPKPGNVKDGMTEWEKGQQILKTEKAKRWLHACGRKDFSKISDIKKDTYICTLHFMEGKGPTEDHPYPVLATLTEKEQNQRATRAKTRSRSRKRRENPIEETGASKKHQQESSCFSVPGDPEEQSEDTSVLFESGLPGPSRASLESQDQGRTDKETQTVYCKYTLGAKVETMIYRNRLIQEGIGLFPSEQKEVNLMSSEIIIADDKKCKYFTGLHTEQFEALFEFLGPAKYELSYWDGPENIEKGSLARGEPQGISVKEQLFLTLLRLRRGFNIATIAHMYSISNTVVRKIFVTWIQFMFCHFKEFEHLMFPSRQALRTFLPKVFQKFKNVRCSVDCTEFFCQTPSNYAQQGNMFSSYKHHNTMKCLIAVTPNGSACFVSDLFEGSIDDVSIFRESGILKHINPGDAILVDKRFTVQDLLFNKQATIHIPPFLGKRDCLTKEEELATKRIAKARIHVERFNERLKKFRLIGNIIPLNLSSIASQLVYVSCCLVNFQPCLCK; this is encoded by the coding sequence ATGTACAACGCTGAGAATACTAGAAGTAAAGGTGCATCAAAACACTGTGCATGGGGTGTATGCAAGTCAGATTCCCGTTATCCAGAAAAGTTACCAGAAGGAACTAACTTTATTCGATTTCCAAAGCCTGGAAATGTCAAGGATGGAATGACAGAGTGGGAGAAAGGGCAACAAATCCTCAAAACCGAGAAGGCAAAAAGGTGGCTTCATGCATGTGGGAGGAAAGATTTTTCGAAAATATCAGATATAAAGAAGGACACGTACATATGCACCTTACATTTTATGGAAGGCAAAGGCCCAACGGAAGACCATCCTTACCCGGTCCTTGCAACGCTGACTGAGAAGGAACAAAATCAACGGGCAACACGGGCAAAGACGAGATCAAGGTCCAGGAAGCGCAGGGAAAATCCAATCGAAGAAACTGGTGCCTCGAAAAAACACCAGCAAGAGTCTTCGTGTTTTTCAGTACCTGGTGATCCTGAAGAGCAATCGGAAGATACCAGCGTTTTATTTGAATCGGGACTCCCTGGGCCTAGCAGAGCCTCTCTTGAATCTCAAGACCAGGGGCGTACAGACAAAGAAACCCAGACTGTGTACTGTAAGTACACACTAGGAGCAAAAGTAGAGACCATGATCTACAGAAATCGACTTATTCAAGAAGGCATAGGTTTATTCCCTTCAGAGCAGAAAGAGGTCAATTTAATGTCTTCTGAAATCATAATAGCAGATGACAAAAAGTGCAAATATTTTACAGGGCTTCACACTGAACAATTTGAGGCTCTATTTGAGTTCTTAGGACCAGCGAAATATGAACTGTCTTACTGGGATGGTCctgaaaatattgaaaaagggAGCCTTGCAAGAGGAGAGCCACAGGGTATATCTGTAAAGGAACAGCTTTTTCTCACATTATTGAGACTGCGTAGAGGATTCAACATTGCAACAATTGCTCATATGTACAGTATAAGTAATACTGTGGTGAGAAAAATTTTTGTAACATGGATCCAGTTCATGTTTTGCCACTTCAAAGAGTTTGAACATTTAATGTTTCCTAGCAGACAAGCTCTGAGGACTTTTTTGCCAAAAGTTTTCCAAAAATTTAAGAATGTGAGATGCTCTGTAGACTGTACGGAATTCTTCTGCCAAACACCAAGCAATTATGCACAACAGGGAAACATGTTTTCCTCATATAAGCATCACAACACTATGAAATGTTTAATTGCTGTGACCCCCAATGGCTCTGCTTGCTTCGTGTCTGATTTGTTTGAGGGGAGCATTGATGATGTGTCCATTTTTCGGGAAAGTGGAATTCTGAAGCATATTAATCCAGGTGATGCAATACTGGTTGATAAAAGATTTACTGTGCAAGATTTATTGTTCAACAAGCAAGCAACAATACATATACCACCATTTCTTGGCAAAAGGGATTGCCTTACAAAAGAAGAAGAACTTGCAACAAAAAGGATTGCCAAGGCCAGAATCCATGTGGAGAGATTCAACGAAAGACTCAAGAAGTTTAGACTAATAGGAAACATAATCCCATTGAACCTTAGTTCCATTGCATCACAGCTTGTATATGTTTCATGTTGTCTTGTTAATTTTCAACCATGTCTCTGTAAATAA